GTTGGCGCAGTCCCAGACGCCTCGGCAGGCAGCGCCGGCTGAGCCGGAGTGTCACCCTGAGCTGGCGCGCTTCCCGCGACTGGGGGTTGAGGCGCGGATTCCTGCGGGGTTCGAACCTCGGGCAGCGATGGCGGCGCCACAGACGTGGCGCCCGGCGCCGATGGCGGCGGCAGGGGATGCACCGCCGGCGGGTTCGGCTGGACCACTTCGGACCGGGTGATCAGCGCATTGGGCGCGCCCATGCCAGACTCGAACCAGGCATATACGCCCGCGCCGATCAACGCCACGATGAGCAGCAGCACCAGCAGCGGATGGCGCCCGCGGGCGGGTTGATGCACTGCGGCAGCAGCCGCCGGCGCCGCGCGCGAAGCCGGTGCCGGAATCACCGGATCCGGCGCCGTTTCGACCTGCGCGGCGATGCCCAGCATGCCGGCCAGATCGGCCAGCGTCTGCGGGCGGTCGGCGGGCGCCATGGCCAGGCCGGCGTCGATCACTGACAGGAAGTGCGGGCTGTATTTCGGCAAACCCAGGGACGCGAGCGGTTCGTAGCTATCTTCAGCCCGGCGTTCGGGCGCCGGGACGGGCTTGCTGCCAATGATCAGGGCGTGCATCACCGCGCACAAGGCGTAGATATCGCTCCAAGGGCCGCGCGGCCATTCCATCGAATCCGTGTAGAGTTCGAACGGCGCAAACCCCGGGGTCGGCGTGCGGGTGGCGCGGCGCGACCGCGCCACGACTAGTTCGGGCACCAGATGGGCACGGGCGTTTTCGTCCATGCCCACCGTGTCCAGCGAAATATCGCCGCAGATTTCACCTTGGGCATGCAGCGCCATCAAGGATGGCAGCAGATCGGACAAAAGCCGCTTGATGCGGGTTTCCGGCACGCCCCCCGCCGTGCTGGCGGCGATGGCGCTCAGCGGACGCAGTGCAAGCGGCGCGGCGCCGGAAAAAGGGCCACGCGGCGTCAGGAGGCCGGCGGAAGAAGACATGATCGGGACTGCGCTGTCGCGCGACAGCTGAATTAACTATGGAATAAGGCGAATATTATCCAATCCGCACCGCAAGGACATTGCCGAAAATGTCCGAGCGCATCAGGCTGTGGCACGATAGCGTACCGCTAAACCTCTCTACACCTTTGGAAGCCATGAAAATTCGCGTTCTGAGTAGTCTGCTCGGCTTATCGGCCCTGCTGGCGGGCTGCGCCGGCGTCTCATCCCAAAAGCCGGAAGCGCCTCCCACCGCGGAAGCCCTGGACCAGCTGCAGCAGGTACGCGACAAATATAGCGCCGGCCGCTACGGAGAAGTCATCCGCGGCGTCGCCACCTCCGACGCCCTGGCCACTTCCACCAAGGCCGTACGCATCGAGGCCTACAAGCTGCAGGCGTTCAGCTACTGCGTGAGCAAGTATCCGCGGCTGTGCGAAGACAGTTTCGCCCGCATTCTGGCCCTGGACCCCGCCTTTGAACTGGCGCCCAACGAAGCCGGCCATCCGGTCTGGGGACCCGTCTTCCGGCACGCGCAGGCACAGGTTCCAAAGTAACTTCCCCTGCGCCAGACAAAAAAAAGGCCGCTGATTTGCATCAGCGGCCTTTTTGATTCCGGGCATGCCGCGCCGGACTGCGCGCGGCATCCCTGCCGGGTGTTTCCGCTTATTCGGCGGAATCCTCGGCGCCCAGGTCGGAAGCCGGCGTTTCCGCATCCGAGCCCACCGTGACCGGCGAGTCTTCGAACGGGTTGGCCAGCTGGCGGGCGGCTTCGCGTTCCGCAGCCTCCAGCGCTTCCTTGTCCCTGCGGGCATGGTGGTAAGCCAGGCCGGTACCGGCCGGGATCAGGCGGCCGACGATGACGTTTTCCTTCAAGCCGCGCAGGTCGTCGCGCTTGCCCATGATGGCGGCTTCGGTCAGGACCCGGGTGGTTTCCTGGAACGAAGCGGCCGAGATGAACGAGTCGGTCGACAGCGAGGCCTTGGTGATACCCAGCAGCACGTTGTCGTAGCTGGCCGGACGGCGGTCTTCAGCCGTGACGCGGTCGTTCTCGTTCAACAGCTCGGAGCGCTCGACCTGCTCGCCCGGGATGAACTCGGTATCGCCGGCGTCGACGATGTTCACGCGGCGCAGCATCTGGCGGACGATCACTTCAATATGCTTGTCGTTGATCTTCACGCCCTGCAGACGGTACACGTCCTGCACTTCGTCGACGATGTACGTCGCCAGCTTCTCGATGCCTTGCAGGCGCAGGATGTCGTGGGGATCGGCCGGGCCGTCCACGATCATTTCGCCCTTGTTCACCACTTGGCCGTCGTGCACCAGAACCTGCTTTTCCTTCGGAATCAGGAACTCGTGGCTCACGCCTTCCAGGTCGGTGATGACCAGACGCTGCTTGCCCTTGGTGTCCTTGCCGAACGAGACCGTGCCGGTGACGTCGGCGAGCATGCCGGCATCCTTCGGCGAACGGGCTTCGAACAGCTCGGCCACGCGCGGCAGACCGCCGGTAATGTCGCGGGTCTTTTGCGATTCTTGCGGAATACGCGCCAGAACTTCACCCACGGCAACCTGCTGGCCGTCACGCACCGTGATCAGCGCGCCCACCGGGAACGAGATGTTCACCGAGTGATCGGTGCCGGCGATCTTAACGTCTTCGCCGTTCTCGTTGACCAGCTTGATCTGCGGACGCATGACGATCTTGCCGCCACGGGTCTTCGGCGTGATGACGACGAGCGTCGACAGGCCGGTGACTTCGTCCACCTGCTTGGCAACGGTCACGCCTTCTTCGATGTTCTCGAAGCGGACGGCGCCGCCGTATTCCGACACGATCGGACGGGTCAGCGGATCCCACGTCGCCAGACGCGCGCCAGCCTTCACGGCTTCGCCATCGCCAACCAGCACGGTCGCGCCGTACGGGATCTTGTGGCGTTCGCGTTCGCGGCCGTTGTCGTCGAAGATCGCCAGTTCGCCGGAGCGCGAGATCGCCACGCGTTCGCCCTTGGCGTTGGTGACGTAGCGCATCGTGCTGGCAAAGCCGACGGTACCGCTGGACTTGGTTTCCACCGCGCTGGCCAGGGCCGAACGCGACGCCGCGCCACCGATGTGGAACGTACGCATCGTCAGCTGCGTGCCCGGTTCACCGATGGACTGAGCGGCGATGACGCCAACCGCTTCGCCCTGGTTGACCGGCGAGCCGCGGCCGAGGTCGCGGCCGTAGCAGTGCGCGCACAGACCGTGGCGCGTTTCGCAAGTCAGCGGCGTGCGGACCTTGACTTCGTCCACGCCGATGCGGTCGATGGTGTCGACCATGTCTTCGTCCAGCAGGGTGCCGGCGACGATGGCCGTTTCCTGCGTGTCCGGGTTGACGATATCAACGGCAGCCACACGACCCAGGATGCGATCGCGCAACGGTTCAATGACTTCACCGCCTTCGACCAGGGCCTTCATGTTGTAGCCCTGCGAGGTGCCGCAATCGTCCTCGGTAATCACCAAGTCTTGCGTCACGTCGACCAGACGACGAGTCAGGTAACCCGAGTTGGCGGTCTTCAGTGCCGTATCGGCCAGACCCTTACGCGCGCCGTGAGTCGAGATGAAGTACTGGAGTACGTTCAGGCCTTCACGGAAGTTCGCGGTAATCGGCGTTTCGATAATCGAGCCGTCCGGCTTGGCCATCAGGCCGCGCATACCGGCCAGCTGGCGGATCTGGGCGGCCGAACCGCGGGCGCCCGAGTCAGCCATCATGTAGATGGAGTTGAACGATTCCTGGCGCACTTCTTCGCCGTGACGGTTGATCACGGGCTCGGTGGCCAGTTGTTCCATCATCGCCTTGCCGACCTTGTCGCCGGCCTTGCCCCAGATGTCCACCACGTTGTTGTAGCGTTCCTGGGACGTGACCAGACCCGACGAGTACTGCTTGTCGATTTCCTTCACTTCGCGGCTGGCTTCGGCCAGGATGCCTTCCTTGGCGGTCGGGATCAGCATGTCGCCCATGGCGATGGAGATACCGCCGCGCGTGGCCAGGCGGAAGCCCGACTGCATCAGCTTGTCAGCGAAGATCACCGTGTCGCGCAGGCCGCAGCGGCGGAACGACTGGTTGATCAGGCGCGAGATTTCCTTCTTCTTCAGCGCCTTGTTCAGCACCGTGAAGGGCAGGCCCTTGGGCAGGATTTCGGACAGCAGCGCGCGGCCGACCGTCGTCTCGTGACGGCGGATCACCGGCTGCCATTCGCCGTTCTCATCGCGCTCGTGTTCCTTCAGGCGCACGGTGATGCGCGACTGCAGTTCGACTTCGCCGTTGTCGTAGGCGCGCTGCACTTCAGCGACGTCGGTGAAGAAGATGCCTTCGCCGCGGCCGTTGATGCGCTCGCGCGTCGTGTAGTACAGACCCAGCACGATGTCCTGGGACGGCACGATCGACGGTTCGCCGTTGGCCGGGAACAGCACGTTGTTGGAGGCCAGCATCAGCGTGCGCGCTTCCAGCTGGGCTTCCAGCGACAGCGGCACGTGCACGGCCATCTGGTCACCGTCGAAGTCTGCGTTGAACGCCGCGCAAACCAGCGGGTGCAGCTGGATGGCCTTGCCTTCGATCAGGACCGGCTCG
The sequence above is drawn from the Achromobacter xylosoxidans genome and encodes:
- a CDS encoding serine/threonine protein kinase; the protein is MSSSAGLLTPRGPFSGAAPLALRPLSAIAASTAGGVPETRIKRLLSDLLPSLMALHAQGEICGDISLDTVGMDENARAHLVPELVVARSRRATRTPTPGFAPFELYTDSMEWPRGPWSDIYALCAVMHALIIGSKPVPAPERRAEDSYEPLASLGLPKYSPHFLSVIDAGLAMAPADRPQTLADLAGMLGIAAQVETAPDPVIPAPASRAAPAAAAAVHQPARGRHPLLVLLLIVALIGAGVYAWFESGMGAPNALITRSEVVQPNPPAVHPLPPPSAPGATSVAPPSLPEVRTPQESAPQPPVAGSAPAQGDTPAQPALPAEASGTAPTSPATAPAETPAVAEEAPKPKPVPVQVRLDIRPWGEVWINGVARGISPPVKELRLIPGKYQVVLRNADLPPYRMTLEVKAGKPAVISHVFQ
- a CDS encoding TssQ family T6SS-associated lipoprotein, whose product is MKIRVLSSLLGLSALLAGCAGVSSQKPEAPPTAEALDQLQQVRDKYSAGRYGEVIRGVATSDALATSTKAVRIEAYKLQAFSYCVSKYPRLCEDSFARILALDPAFELAPNEAGHPVWGPVFRHAQAQVPK
- the rpoC gene encoding DNA-directed RNA polymerase subunit beta', producing MKALLDLFKQVSQDEQFDAIKIGIASPEKIRSWSYGEVRKPETINYRTFKPERDGLFCSKIFGPIKDYECLCGKYKRLKHRGVICEKCGVEVTVAKVRRERMGHIELASPVAHIWFLKSLPSRLGMVLDMTLRDIERVLYFEAWCVIEPGMTPLKRGQIMSDDDFLAKTEEYGDDFRALMGAEAVRELLRTIDIDREVETLRGELKATSSEAKIKKISKRLKVLEGFQKSGIKAEWMVMEVLPVLPPDLRPLVPLDGGRFATSDLNDLYRRVINRNNRLKRLLELKAPEIILRNEKRMLQEAVDSLLDNGRRGKAMTGANKRQLKSLADMIKGKSGRFRQNLLGKRVDYSGRSVIVVGPQLKLHQCGLPKLMALELFKPFIFNRLEMMGLATTIKAAKKLVESQEPVVWDILEEVIREHPVMLNRAPTLHRLGIQAFEPVLIEGKAIQLHPLVCAAFNADFDGDQMAVHVPLSLEAQLEARTLMLASNNVLFPANGEPSIVPSQDIVLGLYYTTRERINGRGEGIFFTDVAEVQRAYDNGEVELQSRITVRLKEHERDENGEWQPVIRRHETTVGRALLSEILPKGLPFTVLNKALKKKEISRLINQSFRRCGLRDTVIFADKLMQSGFRLATRGGISIAMGDMLIPTAKEGILAEASREVKEIDKQYSSGLVTSQERYNNVVDIWGKAGDKVGKAMMEQLATEPVINRHGEEVRQESFNSIYMMADSGARGSAAQIRQLAGMRGLMAKPDGSIIETPITANFREGLNVLQYFISTHGARKGLADTALKTANSGYLTRRLVDVTQDLVITEDDCGTSQGYNMKALVEGGEVIEPLRDRILGRVAAVDIVNPDTQETAIVAGTLLDEDMVDTIDRIGVDEVKVRTPLTCETRHGLCAHCYGRDLGRGSPVNQGEAVGVIAAQSIGEPGTQLTMRTFHIGGAASRSALASAVETKSSGTVGFASTMRYVTNAKGERVAISRSGELAIFDDNGRERERHKIPYGATVLVGDGEAVKAGARLATWDPLTRPIVSEYGGAVRFENIEEGVTVAKQVDEVTGLSTLVVITPKTRGGKIVMRPQIKLVNENGEDVKIAGTDHSVNISFPVGALITVRDGQQVAVGEVLARIPQESQKTRDITGGLPRVAELFEARSPKDAGMLADVTGTVSFGKDTKGKQRLVITDLEGVSHEFLIPKEKQVLVHDGQVVNKGEMIVDGPADPHDILRLQGIEKLATYIVDEVQDVYRLQGVKINDKHIEVIVRQMLRRVNIVDAGDTEFIPGEQVERSELLNENDRVTAEDRRPASYDNVLLGITKASLSTDSFISAASFQETTRVLTEAAIMGKRDDLRGLKENVIVGRLIPAGTGLAYHHARRDKEALEAAEREAARQLANPFEDSPVTVGSDAETPASDLGAEDSAE